Below is a window of Ammoniphilus sp. CFH 90114 DNA.
ACATTCCAAGTCGATATATTCCGGTCATGTGTATTTGCGTCGGCTACGCGGCACGTGCACCGAAACCTTCCTTACGCTTGCCGATTGAGGAGATTATGATTGAGGAGACGTTTTAAGAAGACTGTTAAGACAGTCTTCTTTTTTATGTCTTTGATTCACAGGTTTTATAAAAATAGTTTTCAGACACACTCTTTTGTGATATTATTTCGTACAGAAAACATTGTTTTGACAATGATTGTATTAACATTAGATCCAGTGATAAACCTTATTTGTCAGAGAGGAAGATGAGGATGCCTTACCTCCGTTTTAATGGATTCACCACGGAAGAGTTAACAAGTCTCATTCCTAAAATAACTCAAGTCTTCGCGATAACAGCGGATATTGAAGAAGGAAAGGTCAAAGTGGAGCTTTGTCAAAGGGACAGCTTGACTCATAACCCACGATATTTAGAGATTCTGATGTTTCAACGAAGTCAGGATAAGCACGACCGTATTGTAGCGGATTTGCATGAATTATTAGAAAGCGGGGGATTCAAGGATACCCATATCTTCTACATGATTCTGGATCCAAAACTCTACTATAAGAATGGCAAGCCTCTTACTGGATATGTCGTTCAATAATATTTCGTGCAGAAAATATCTTGTTCACGAAAGAAGGTTTGAAGGGAGGGATTACACTGAGTAAAGCGACGGTATTAAGAGAGCTGATGAAAAAGCTGAACAAATCCTTTGAACTGGCCGTCACCAGAGAGTTAGCGGAATATGGGATTACACTCCCTCAACTGTTAGTTTTGCGGAGGATCACAAATGGTCCCCAGACGATTGGAGATATCAGTAAGGCCATTAATTTATCTTACAGTACGGTTTCTGGAATTATTGATCGTCTTGAAAGAGAAAAGTGGGTCAAGAGAGTAAAGGATATGAAAGATCGTCGGGTCGTCTGGATTCAAACGACGGAGAAAGTAGAAGAAATCAGAAAACAAGTACCTGCTTTTCAGGAAAGCTATTATGCAAGTATGTTTGAAGAACTGACCGAGGAGGAGATGGATCAAATCATTCAATCACTAGAGTTACTTACGAAAACAATAGATAAGAAGGTTGGTGAGAAATCATGAAAAGAAAACTCATACTTTATGCTATTTTGATCCTCATGGTTGTAAGCGGAGGAGGCATTGGAGCGTATTATTGGTACCAAGGGGCCCATATGCTAACCTTTATATTTGTGGTGCTCATGTTATTTCTCATCCCAGGACCAGCGGTTTTGCTAACCGTATCCCAAACGGCAAGAGGAGGAAGGAAAGCTGGACTTCTAACAGGGATCGGGATTGCTGTGGGAGATTTAATCCACACCATTGTAGCAGTT
It encodes the following:
- a CDS encoding DUF1904 family protein; translated protein: MPYLRFNGFTTEELTSLIPKITQVFAITADIEEGKVKVELCQRDSLTHNPRYLEILMFQRSQDKHDRIVADLHELLESGGFKDTHIFYMILDPKLYYKNGKPLTGYVVQ
- a CDS encoding MarR family winged helix-turn-helix transcriptional regulator, with the protein product MFTKEGLKGGITLSKATVLRELMKKLNKSFELAVTRELAEYGITLPQLLVLRRITNGPQTIGDISKAINLSYSTVSGIIDRLEREKWVKRVKDMKDRRVVWIQTTEKVEEIRKQVPAFQESYYASMFEELTEEEMDQIIQSLELLTKTIDKKVGEKS